The following nucleotide sequence is from Bombina bombina isolate aBomBom1 chromosome 11, aBomBom1.pri, whole genome shotgun sequence.
TTAAACGTTACCCACATAACAGCACCAGAAGGCATAAAATGCGGAATATACCCAGTGGGTCACACTCAcagctcttcctcctcctcttcctcctctggtTCCTGATCTGACTCCTCTTCTGAAGGATCCGGCTCCGGGGTTGGGGGTCTGCGGTACAGTAAATCCACTTGCAGTGGCAGAGTCCCCTCAGTGGCTAAAAGCTCATACAGCCTCTTGATTTCTTCAGGTGGCGGGTGCCAACCATCCGTGGACTCAATTTCTTCATCACTACATGAGACGCACCAATCTTCCTCCTCATCCTCCTCTTTTTGCTCCTGTTCTGCTTCTTCTTCTTCAGCTGCGTCTTCATCCACAGGTTGCTCTTCTTCCTTAAGCTGATCTTCCTCTTCTTCATCGTCGTCCTCCTCCTCTCCCTCTTTTACGGCTAGTGACTCCATTCCGGCTGTCACCTTTTCTTCCCCGTCCTCTGATGCCTCCTGCATCTGAATTGAAAACAAAATAAGAGCAAGTAAAATTCCATCATGCTTTGTAGCCATGAGAATATAACGCTTGAAGGCTATTCATCCTGAATATAGACCGGGTTTTCAACTGTTACACTAAAATACAATTGTTTGATGATTTTATCATTGATACAAATGCCAATATAAATAATGCCTACTGTGTTCCTCACACAAAGAGGGTCTTATTGGTGTGAAACAGACAATGGATTTTGTGACCATTTTAGTGTATATAAAGTAAGAGGACACATTACCTGTAAAAGTGAAgagttatatacctgtatatggttTTCTGCAATTGCCCAATGTATTACATTAGAAAAACATATAGGGAGGTAAAGGAACACAAACAAGATGTATAACAAGGAGTAGTGTAGAATATCATAACGGTAATTAACAAGACTTATACTTCTGAGGTTTAGAATTAGTAGATTTACAACGAGGGGGCAATATTGATCAATAATTACTGCAAGCTGAGTGCAAATGGATTTACAATCTAAAATCATCAAAACCTTTGGGTCTCAATGAGGAAATACATTTTGCTCAGTTTCTAAATAATTAACTAAACTTTCTACTATCACATTTTGAACTGTTTAtaacatacataaaaaatatggCATGTGTAATTTGGGGGTAGTAGGTGATGTAGGATATCCCCCTttatatatgaataataataatgatgatgttaTATGTGGAGATGAAATTTAATATTATCTCCAATATGTTTATAAACTCTATGAATAAAGGGGTGAAACTGACTACAATAGAGTAATAAATAATGAGAGTTTTCATTAAACGCATCGTTTGTACATGCCAGAAAGCCACTTATTTGGTAATATTGtaaaacataatattatatattattatacttcatttataaagcgccaacatattccgcagcgctgtccatgagtactattcatttagataagacaatgatataaaacttgtaagaggcaagacaacattttacaaaacgcatacaggaggaattgagggccctattccagtgggaacgtacaatctagaagggtaggaggttgagaaacaggaggcgaggactgcaagagtgagcaagatgttaatacagagttagatgagggaataattaggtgagtggaattaatttattactgagttgggtggtaggcttctctgaacaaaaaagtcgtcagggagcatttaaagggacactaaacccaatttttttctttcgtgattcagatagagcagcaattttaagcaactttctaatttactcctattatcatttttttcttcattctcttgctatctttattaaaaaaagaaggctttaagcttttttttattggttcagtactccggacagcacttttttattggtggataaatttttatccaccaatcagcaagaacaacccaggttgttcacaaaaaatgggccggcatctaaacttacattcttgcatttcaactaaagataccaagagaatgaagaaaatttgataataggagtaaattagaaagttgcttaaaatgttatgctctatctgaatcacaaaagaaaaaactttgggttcagtgtccctttaaatgaagaaagattaggggaaagcctgacagcacgaggtagagtgttccagagggtaggtgctgcacgacagaagtcctgtagtctagcataggAAGTGAAGGTATATATTATTATTGCCCTCAATTGTGCCTTTTACAGATACGATTGCTGTagctttaaatcataatattgttaGGAATTATGCGATTGCTTTAATTCATAATATTGTTAGAAATTAGATTCTTGGATGGTTCCTTATTTTACTATAAAACATTGCAACATTTCTTAATATTGTGGTTTTAGTGTCAAAGTACAGGTTCCTCTTTTACATGTTGTTATTATTTTGTAATCATGCACTTATGGAAAATCAAATCATTTACTGaaatgatgtgttttgtgacagttttcATTGACCGGCATATATTCATTATTACTGATATAAACTATCTATAACTAGAGTAACGGAATGATTGGTCCAGATGTCAGATTCCAAATCACTTCTGTTTTTCATATTATAAAAAGCCTTGTATTGGTACCAATAAAAACGAGAACTTACTATGCATCTGTTTTGTGTTTTGTGTCTATGCAAACTGTAAAAGTAATTTCTCCTGGATCCAGCTGAAAAAAGGTGCTCAGTATTTATCCCAGTCAGACCCACGGCCGGAAATAAAGCCCCTACAATtttggtaccagaagtggggtacTTGAAGTGATCCCAAGGTATGTTGaatggtgttattgtttttatacatatgtaattcctttaaaaataaaattgggataCTTGTGGATCCCAAAAATAATTGAAGTATTTGTAAAGTAGGGGTAAAAAATAATTTGGTATTATAGTTTAAGGTAGACAAAAAGGTCTTATAGTAAGACCCGGTTTTAAAGGTTTAAAATTTCTTGGGTAGAAATATAGGAAAATATTGGGTTCTGACTGAGAAACGGATTACCTGAGTTCAGGCTTTTTATGTATATGTGGTGTATTATTCTTTTGTGTTTCTTGAGCTGCTTGATATATTGCTTATATGTATATTTCTAATGCTGTATATTTGACGTTTGCTATCTTATTTTTCATAAAACTGTTTTTTGTATTGAtctgtttgtgtgtgatatatagaaTAAAGTTATAGAAATTTGCCTTTTTGCACAATTAAACTTTTTTAGGAGAaggaaaatttatttttgttttttaggaaAGATTCAGCACAACCAAGAtagatatattttgtttttgtttttttgcaaaaggaTAAATGACTAAATTTTTTGTTACTTGTTGCTTGCTATTTGATATTGTgttaatgcatatgaaataagtgTTGTTACATATATGATAAGTTAAGGAgatgagaatgggcaaatcccagtctaaagaTTTTCCATCACCAAGACCAGGGGAGacttgtaaagattatgtggggagGGTATCACCTAATGAATATTTATTTGTAATCCCGTGGATAGATCAAATAGCTGGCTGGTCAGAGGCTATGGGAAGCTCTGATCCATTTCCTAGAaatggggataatgataaatttcatatgaatatggtaaaagggctGTGTCTGGGTGATGAGGAGGCTTTTCCTTGGTATAAGGCTCATCCCAGCTGGGATTTGGAATATATGAGAAAGGGTGGTGAAAATTGGTTAGCAGTTGCCCCATATTGGCAGGACACTAACACTAAAGGGAATAAAAAGGTACACAAGGAAGTACATAgacaagtaatatatatatatgcatccctCAGCCCCACCACAGGTACAGCCTTTACTGCCAACATATAATAAATTATACCCTAGTTTAGTGACCCCCTCAGACGATGAACTACAAACTATTGCAGTAGCATCCCTTCAGGCAAGGCATAATAATTCAAACACCTCATTGATTTCTGATTCTTCTTCCACCTATCCCTTCATTCCCCTCTTAGATGTCAAGAGTATTGGGTTAAACTGAGTGAGCTGCTTATCCAGACTCAATATAATTGTCGTATTTTAAAAGAACAAAGGGACTGGCTGCTGAATGAGTTAAGAGAAAGCCAAGGTTTAAATGGAATGCTTGCACATACATTAAAGGAACATACTCATATTTGCCCTTTAATTCAGTGTCCAGAACTAATTCAGTCTCCAGAACTCACTGCTACTGAGTTGTCTCCATCCCGCCCGGTTGCCACAGTTGCCCCTATAATTCCTGGCCCCCCCGGGTATACCTATTGCTCTAATAACTGAACCTCCCAGCGCTCCTACCTTTTTGGGCTATATTAATACCAACCACAGTATTATCTACCTCATCCAATGAGCTCTGAGCCCTCTGTTATTCTACCTCATAAATCTCCCACTCCTAGTTTGCTGGAAATTCCTTCCCCAAGTGTACCCCACGAGGCACCTTCATCTAGAGTGTGTCACACAGTACCTTCCCCTAGTTTAACAGATCTCTTTATTACCCCATACATATTAGTTGCAAATACTATACAAAAACCTATAACAGTAAATACTATACAAAAACCTGTAACAGCAAGTACTTTAGATAAAAAGAGCAAGCGGGAATTGGGGGACAAAGACGCTGCTAAGAAGGAGCTCAGATGCAAGGTGCGCAAGGAAAATAGTAATCGTCATTCACAAAATTACCGCAATAGATTAAGAGAACAGGCTGCCAGGTGTTCAGCTTTAGAGGCACAAAGAGACTCATTGATAAAGGAGATAGAGGAGTTTTGGGGTTTTAGTAAGGCACTTAAAAGAACATTAGATGAGCATTTGTGGGTTTGTCCATTAACTAAGTGTTCAGAACTAACTGCTATTGACCTATCTACACCCCGTCCAGTAACAATCCCTATTGATCTATATATACCACATACAGTAGCTAGTAACATATCTACTTCTATCGACAATTTCAACACTCTGAGCAACACTGATACAGATTAGTTGGCAAGGGTAGGGAATAGGGGGGTAACTCACACATATTTTAGAAGTTTAATGACATTGGTACAACCATATGAGTTTTACACCTATAAGACCTAAACCTCCTACACCTCCAACTCCTCCTCCCCCAATTATACAGGAAACCCTCCTTGGTGCAAAAGAGACAGACTTCCCTCTACTTTCCTCTGTACTTATTAGTATTGACTGCTCCTTTTAAATCTTCCCAAACCTCATAATAAGACTAGTGCTGCTTGGAAAAAGGAGGAAGTTAGATTACAGGAGAAAAGAATACGTAATAGAATATCAGCAAGGAAAACCAAGGAGAGTAGGTTAGCAAAAGTTAAACATTTATATGACACGTGAATATTTAAAGCAGGAAAATACAAAGCTACACACAAAATTGACAACACTGGAAGAAACATATGAAGAATTACTGGAACACACAGAGTATCATCTAACCTATTGCCCATTGCTCTCACCTTCACCTGAGCCTACTGACTCTGTCATTACTACTGACTCGGACGATAATTCCAACTTATAATCATGAATCCTTTATATGACAGACCTAACCACTTAATTCTCTTACTAATAGGAATCTCTTGCTTTGTTTTCCTTCCTACAATTTACTTCTCTTGTTGGTTTAATAGGGATCCTAGTGATGCATTCACCCCTGTTTGTACAATGCTATTTCCCTATGACAATGCAACATTTGTTTCATCTGAACCATTACACAACTCATACACATTACGACGCATTAGCAGAGATATTGTAACATTACAACATCAAAATGTACAATGTTTACCCTCATGTGTTGTTCCACCTAGTTGTGCATACACAAATGGAAAGCAAAAGGTATCTGTTACAACTATGGATGGGCTCAGGAATTTATTTTCTGTTACAAATATGCCACTAACTAAACCAAGTATCTATGCTTCCTGTATCAAGGTTGGGACTAATTGTAGACATCATGGTAGCCATAGTGGTATAATGACTTGTGAAGAACCTACACATATTGAGACAATTAAGATGAGGTGATATCAGTTAATATTTCAGTAAATAACGCTCTGTGTTTTAAAGTTAGTTATGAATTAACTAAAGGAATACCAGgtataacatttgaaaataaagatttttCGTGGGTTACTTTTTCCTCTATACACAATATTGTAAGACACCTTTGAGAGAATTGTTAACACACTATTTGGAAATCTTTATAACAGCACCTCAAACTCGTGACCCAGAACTCTTTAATACTATCTATTTGGATATGGATCCAACTCTGTTTACACCTTTAAGAAACCGTAACAGAGCAAAAGTTGGTATTTctgatgtacagtggggcaaaaaagtatttagtcagccaccaattgtgcaagatcTCCCACTtaggaagatgagagaggcctgtaattttcatcataggtatacctcaactatgagagataaaatgtggaaacaaatccagacagacaatcacattgtccgatttggaaagaatttgcatattatggtggaaaataagtatttggtcacctacaaacaagcaagatttctggctctcatagacctgtattttcttctttaagaggctcctctgtcctccactcattacctgtattaatggcacctgtttgaacttgttatcagtataaaaaagacacctgtccacaacctcaaacagtcacactccaaactccattatggtgaagacaaaagagctgtcgaaggacaccagaaacaaaattgtagacctgcaccaggctgggaagactgaatctgcaataggcaagcagcttggtgtgaagaaatcaactgtgggagcaataattagaaaatggaagacatacaagaccactgataatctccctcgatctagggctccacgcaagatctcaccccgtggggtcaaaatgatcacaagaacggtgagcaaacatcacagaaccacacggggggacctagtgaatgacctgcagagagctgggaccaacgtaacaaaggctaccatcagtaacacactacgccgccagggactcagatcctgcattgccagacgtgtccccctgcttaagccagtatatgtccgggcccgtctgaagtatgctagagagcatttggatgatccagaagcagattgggagagtgtcatatggtcagatgaaaccaaaagtagaactgtttggtagaaacacaactcgtcgtgtttggaggagagagattgccgagttgcaaccaaagaacaccatacctactgtgaagcatgggggtggcaacatcatgctttggggctgtttctctgcaaagggaacaggacgactgatccgtgtacatgaaagaatgaaaggggacatgtatcgtgagattttgagtgcaaacctccttccattagcaaaggcattgaagatgaaacgtggctgggtttttcagcatgacaatgatcccaaacacaccgcccgggcaacgaaggagtggcttcgtaagaagcatttcaaggtcctggagtggcctagccagtctccagatctcaaccccatagaaaacctttggagggagttgaaagtccgtgttgcccagcgacagccccaaaacatcactgctctagaggagatctgcatgcaggaatgggccaacataccagcaacagtgtgtgacatccttgtgaagacttacagaaaatgtttgacctctgtcattgccaacaaaggatatataacaaagtattgagatgaacttttgatattgaccaaatacttattttccaccataatttgcaaataatgtctttccaaatcagacaatgtgattgtctggatttgtttccacattttgtctctcatagttgaggtatacctatgatgaaaattacaggactctcatcttcttaagtgggagaacttgcacaactggtggctgactaaatactttttgccccactgtatattgcgctgtaaagtgaggtatacctgtatcctTAAAAGTGTACAATCCACAATATAGGTTACCCATGTACTTCTTAGCCCCATTCTTTGGATGGGCAGGGTATAAAGATTCACATAATAATCTAACAACATACACCGCAACTTCTCATGTTTGGGGACTTTTTAACTTTacagattttggggggggggggaaggggctcTTCCAAAAACATTCCATGATGTTTGTCACATTGTTAAGCAAAATGCTGACCCTATTCAATTGGTTGATGATAAATCCAAAACATTATTATTAGACGTACACTGTCGTACAGTATGGTCTATATACTTATCATATTAACATGTCTCATTGGGATGTTGGAAATACTTACCCTGAATGTGATGATGctgtaaaatatttgaaaaaagcaTTTGATTTATGGTTATCTAGAAAAACTACTTGGTTTGAGGAAAAACATAAAACCAGAGTAAAAAGAGCATGGTATGACACCTTGTTAGGAGGAATAGGTACAGCAACAGGATTCCTGAATTCTATAGATATTGAAACACGGAGTACTAGGATGAGTGATTTGGCAACAACAGGGATGAAAGGAGCAGACCAATCATATACACAAGCAGTTATTTTGAATAATTTGGTACATGAACACTTTAAAGGACAAGTAAAACTTATATCTCACTTAATTAATTTGGAGAACAATATAGCTTTAGCATTTAGAAAGCTTAATAATGTTACTAATTTGGTTTTGGGATGCATTACATTACAACAAGAAATGTACTCTAATGCTAAATTATTGATACAGTCTTTAAGTGAACACCAATGGCCTTGGGAATTAATGATTCCGGAACAGCTAAAATTTGCATTACCTGTAGCTTATATGAATTCATGGGTTGTAGAATACTTGGGACACAAtgacagtgtttgttatttttctatattagcACCTATCCACGGAAGAAAGACAGATGTACTATCAGCCTATGAGATAGGCTGGGTCTCTGATAATAAGTGGATGACACATCATTTAGGTAAAGAAAATGTAGTTATATCTCAAAATACTCCAAACATTGAAATACTTAGGACTGATCATTGTGTTACAAAAGGCAATGTTATATTATGCACACCAGGTTCTTATACCATCACCGGTCAATCAGAATGGTGTTGGGAAAATGGTGTGTGTAATATTGAAGTGAGCGCAATCCCTAAACATCCAGGTTGGTTCCTACCTGGAGGTAGGGTTTGTTGGCATCAGACAGATGGTACAGCTACTATACATGAGAAGAACTGTTCAGTAACAACAATCCTAGCTAAAAGGTACTTACTGtacaccccagaggcagaacttttctttactttctgcgatgagattttttttagtgaaaagttttctgcaggtcatttttaaataaaatttaattttaaattagacagttacactaaggcaccagtttaattgcaatgtgttggttaactgaagaattaagcaatattttatgttttataatatagtgcagtagtgaaaattgcattgcaaattagctgcatacaaaaaaaagaaattttaaaatgtctctaatAAATCTTTTTCTCttgatctaacatagaaatgtagtaataaaaagatgcagtgctcttacattcagaataaacagctttgcagactgggaaaggctaagggGCGGGTTTTAAAAAATCTCAGCCAGTCGACAAGCaatgcgctactgcatatttgac
It contains:
- the PAGR1 gene encoding PAXIP1-associated glutamate-rich protein 1, with amino-acid sequence MQEASEDGEEKVTAGMESLAVKEGEEEDDDEEEEDQLKEEEQPVDEDAAEEEEAEQEQKEEDEEEDWCVSCSDEEIESTDGWHPPPEEIKRLYELLATEGTLPLQVDLLYRRPPTPEPDPSEEESDQEPEEEEEEEELPQIPTEFDFDDEPSTPKNSLIDRRRTPGSTGRSQKREARLDKVLSDMKRHKKIEEQILKTGQDLFDMDPDSVPTPKRSSGIFPRQRKY